In bacterium, the genomic stretch AGATGGTGGTTTTAATGCTTTCTCTGGAGTTTAAAATAAGTTTGATTAAATATTAACCAAGTAAGGATTTTCTAAATTCTCATCAATAATAACAATGTTTTTAGTTTTATCAAAATCAACTGACTTTTCTTTAACCGGTTTTAGTGTGCTGTAGGCAGGTGCTTGGATAAGTTTAAATAATTGGTTTTTTCTAGCCCAGTTAAAATAAAATCTCTCGTCATCTTTTTCAATAATTTCACCACTAAGTAATGATTTTAATTTTTCAAAATTAACTTTGCCATCCTCAAAAATCTCCGGATAAAATTTCTTTAATCCTTCTTTAATATCAATTTTTACTGTTTTGTTTATCTTTTTATTCATCTTTTACCTAATATTATTCACAAAAAAAATAAGTTTTTAAAAAAATAAGGCATTTTTTTAAATTTATGAATGTTGTAGTTGTTTTCTTTCAAAATATTCGAGATTGGGTTATAATATAAACAAGTAAAAACGAATTAAGAGTTAAAAAAGGAGGAACTATGAAAAAAGCAGAGATTGGAATTATTGGTATGGAAGTTATGGGAAGGAATTTAGCACTTAATTTTGAAAGGAATGGTTATACTGTTTGTGTTTTTAATAGGACAGGGGAAAAGACAAAGGCATTTGTAGAAACGCAGGGAAAGGGAAAAAATATAATACCAACTTATGATATTTCTGATTTTGTTACAAATCTTGAAAGACCAAGAAAAATTATGCTTATGGTTAAAGAAGGACAACCAGTGGATGATTTCATTTCAAAACTTCTTCCTTTACTTGAAAAAGGTGATTTAATAATTGATGGTGGAAATTCATTTTTCAAGGATACTATCAGGAGAAATAAAGAACTTTCTGAAAAAGGAATTCTATTTATTGGTACCGGTGTTTCTGGAGGGGAGGAGGGTGCGTTAAAGGGCCCTGCTATTATGCCGGGAGGTCAGTTTGAGGCTTATAAACTTGTTGAAGAAATGTTAAAGAAAATATCTGCAAAAGCATATGATGGAGAACCGTGTGTAACTTATATTGGTCCTGATGGAGCAGGTCATTTTGTAAAGATGGTACATAATGGTATTGAGTATGGAGATATGCAGTTGATTGGTGAATGTTGCTGGTTTTTCAAAAATGGTTTTGGAATGACTTCTGGAGAAATTGCAGATATAATGATTGAATGGAATGGAGAAAATGATATTTTGAGAAGTTATTTAATTCAGATAACAGGTGATTTGATGAAAGAAAAACATAAAGTAAAGCCAGATGAATATCTTGTTGATATAGTTGCAGATATTACAAGAATGAAAGGAACAGGTACATGGACAGTTCAGAGTGCACTTGAATTACTTGTTCCTGTTCCAACAATTGCTTCTGCTGTTTTTTCAAGAGAAATGTCACAGGATAAGGATATAAGATTGAATGTTTCTTCTCTTTTAAAACTTGATATTAAAGAAAAATTTAAGGGTTCAAAGAAAAATATTATAAAAATTGCTCATGATGCTTTATATATTGCTAAAATTTCATCCTATGCACAGGGACTTGCTCTTTTAAAGGCAGCAAGTGAATTTTATAAATGGGATTTAAAACTTGGAGAGATTGCAAAAATATGGAGAGCAGGTTGTATAATAAGAGCACAATTTCTTGATGAAATAACAAAGGCATATAAGGAAAATCCAGACCTTCCAAATCTTCTTGTTGATAAAAACTTCTCTGAATTTATTACAAAAAATATTAAAAAACTTGCAAAATTTATTGAAATTTCCCATAAAGCAGGAGTTCCAGTTCCTGCTTTTTCAAATTCTTATGATTATATTTTACAGATAACAAGTCCGGTTATGTTTTCTGCTCAGGTAAGTGCTTTACAGAGAGATTATTTTGGTGCTCATGGATATTTTAAATTGAAAGGAATTGATAATCCTGAAATTTTAAAAACAGAAGACGGAAAAGAGGGAGAATTTCATACTGAATGGCTTGTTGAAGGAAGACCTGAAAAAGAAGTAACAAAATAAGTGAAAAAGGAGGAAAAAATATGAAAAAATCATATCATTCTATTTGCAGGTGGACTTTTAATCCAGGGAAAGGTGGTTTTGTTCCTTCAAATATAAGACCTTCATGGTCAGGAGATAAATTTAATTCAGTTGATTTTATAAAAATTGTTGCAGAAAAAATAAAACCAAGAATGCCAGAAAATGTTATTCTTGGAGTTGAGTTTCATTATGATTCAGAAGTAAATGAAAAAAATGTTGATGAAGTTGTTGGAATAATGAAGGAAAAAAATATCTATCTTGCCTTGATTACTCCCGGTGCTCATTCTCATTTTGCCTATGGTGGTATTGCCTCTTTAGACACGGATGAAAAGAAAAAAGCAGAAGAATTCGGGATTAAAACAGTTGATATTGCTTATGAAAAAATGAAAGATGTATTTTTGAAAGGGAAA encodes the following:
- the gndA gene encoding NADP-dependent phosphogluconate dehydrogenase: MKKAEIGIIGMEVMGRNLALNFERNGYTVCVFNRTGEKTKAFVETQGKGKNIIPTYDISDFVTNLERPRKIMLMVKEGQPVDDFISKLLPLLEKGDLIIDGGNSFFKDTIRRNKELSEKGILFIGTGVSGGEEGALKGPAIMPGGQFEAYKLVEEMLKKISAKAYDGEPCVTYIGPDGAGHFVKMVHNGIEYGDMQLIGECCWFFKNGFGMTSGEIADIMIEWNGENDILRSYLIQITGDLMKEKHKVKPDEYLVDIVADITRMKGTGTWTVQSALELLVPVPTIASAVFSREMSQDKDIRLNVSSLLKLDIKEKFKGSKKNIIKIAHDALYIAKISSYAQGLALLKAASEFYKWDLKLGEIAKIWRAGCIIRAQFLDEITKAYKENPDLPNLLVDKNFSEFITKNIKKLAKFIEISHKAGVPVPAFSNSYDYILQITSPVMFSAQVSALQRDYFGAHGYFKLKGIDNPEILKTEDGKEGEFHTEWLVEGRPEKEVTK